Proteins encoded together in one Vitis vinifera cultivar Pinot Noir 40024 chromosome 4, ASM3070453v1 window:
- the LOC100247207 gene encoding bZIP transcription factor 44 yields the protein MGSSSGASSESSQLQHSGSEEDLRQIMDQRKRKRMLSNRESARRSRMRKQKHLDDMMAQMVHLRKENNRILTTMNVTTQFHMNVEAENAILRAQMAELTLRLQTLNEIMDYLNSSNVPFGTEYQGTQIADECFMNIPWVPPFINQPIMASADGMFMY from the coding sequence ATGGGTTCTTCTAGTGGAGCTTCTTCAGAGTCCAGCCAACTTCAACACTCAGGTTCCGAAGAGGATCTCCGGCAAATTATGGATCAAAGGAAGCGGAAAAGAATGCTTTCGAATCGCGAATCAGCGAGGCGATCGCGGATGCGTAAACAAAAGCATCTGGATGACATGATGGCCCAAATGGTTCATCTCAGGAAGGAGAACAACCGCATCCTCACAACCATGAACGTCACCACACAGTTCCATATGAACGTTGAGGCTGAGAATGCTATTCTGAGAGCTCAGATGGCTGAGCTTACCCTCCGATTACAGACTCTCAATGAAATCATGGACTACCTCAACTCAAGCAACGTCCCCTTTGGAACTGAATATCAGGGTACCCAGATAGCTGATGAATGCTTTATGAATATTCCATGGGTTCCCCCCTTCATCAATCAACCCATCATGGCTTCTGCAGACGGCATGTTCATGTACTGA